In the bacterium genome, GGAAGCGCTGCAATTATTTGAAGAAGCGAAGGCGTTTGTAGCGAAGTGTCGGGAGTATTGCGAAGGAGCGTAGGGACGCAAATTATCGCATCCGAGACAATATCCGGGTTCGATGAACCCAACGCATTTCTAGCGTTGGTTCACAAACACCGATGATTTTTCAATTCGTGTTTGTAATTGAACCCCTACAACGTTGCCCCGACATTCTTGTCGCGGAGTTGGAGGTTAGGCAATCTTGCCTGACTGAGGAAGAGCGACGGACAAGAATGCCCATCGTACAGTAGTGGGACAGAAGGAAGCGGGAAAGTGGGAACGTAGCGACAAAGCTCCTGCTTTGTCATCGTCTTTGGAATTGTATTAACAACTGGAGGTGATACCAATGTATTCTTCAGAACCAGATGACTGTTCTAAAGATGATCAACATCAGGATTTGATCGAGATAACTCCAGAACTAGTTAGGAAGGTGAGGATATTCAAATATTCTTTTTGGACTCTTAGAACGATTTTTCTATCATTTGCTATACTAATCATGTATTCGGGGTTTATCTTTGCGGGTTTTGTTTTTAAAATACCATTTATAGATAAAATCAAGGATGATACTTTGTTTATGTTTTTTTATTTTATTGCATCGGTAGTATTTGGTTTTGTCATGTTGAATCTTGTTTGTAAGGTTGGTGTTGTTGATAGATTATTTAATAAGATCGACAATAAATATGAATACTATAAAGAGCTGTTGTGCGTTTATAATTATGATAGAAAATCTCATAAGTGTTAGTAAAAATCTAATTGTTTGATTTTGTGTCATTGTCCTTGAAATCATACATCGTGCAAACGAGGGTGTTTGTACTTACGGGCGACCCCGAGGGTCTGCCCCTACAATTGGAGGTTAGGCAATCTTGCCTGACCAAATCAAATTTCACATCTCTCCTCACAGTGTGTGAAGTTTGAGTTTAGTCTCTGAAACAGGTTCAATCAACTTTGATGGTGGAGAGATGTTAAGCGAAGAAGCAATAAAAAATGAAATAGATTCTTTGCTAAAAATGGGCGACGAACTATTTTTAAATTTGGAAGGAGTAATGTTTCGTAGACATTATCCCCTATGGTATGGAAAATCATTGCCCTACATACATGAGTATAATAGTCTCTGCTATAATGATTTTATAATGTGCTTTAAAAACGAAACAAGAAAAGAAATTACAGCTAGTACTTATACATTGTCGGATTATATTATCGGTGTATACCAAGTCAGCTCTGGATATCAAATAAATGTACAATATGCTGTGCGTGGTCTCCTAGATATTCAAATTGGACTATTAAATGCGTGTATTAGTACGATTGATGGGTCATTAAACAAACTAAAAAACTTTGTTCGAGCTGATTTGTTTTACAGTGAATTAGAATCGGCAGAATATTTGTGTCAAAATAAATTCTATCGAGCAGCAGGAAACATAGCTGGTATTGTAATTGAGAGGCACTTAATTCACATATGTAATGATTTAGAGATCGTGTTACCTAATAAACCAACGTTAGGTGTTGTAATTGATCGTTTATATGATGCCGACCGAATAGATGATGTTGAAAAGTTGAGATTGAAGCACCTTAATGAAATCAGAGTAAAATGTGATCACGTAAAAGAGACCGAACCAAATGAAGCTGAAGCAAAGAATATTTTATTCGGTGCACGAGAAACTCTTAGTAAAAACTATGTATAGTGATTTATCAAATTGTGTAAAGTTGAAAACGCAACCAATCAGGAACCAACTGCATGCAACTACGGCCAGATGAAATTACGTCGGTATTGAAGGATCGAATTAAGTCCTTCGAGACCCAGGTAAAAATGGATGAAGTCGGACGCGTCTTAACCGTCGGCGATGGTATTGCGCGGGTTTACGGCTTAGAGAACTGTCTCGCGGGCGAATTGATCGAGTTCCCCGGCGAAGTGTTCGGCATGGCGATGAACCTCGAAGAGGACAACGTCGGCGTCGCCCTCTTCGGCAGCGACGAAGCGATTCGTGAAGGGGATGTCGTCAAACGCACCGGCCGCGTCGTCGACGTTCCAGTCGGTGAAGAGCTTTGCGGCAGAGTGGTGAATCCGCTCGGTTTCCCACTTGACGGCAAGGGACCGATCAATGCGAAACACCGCCTCCCGGTCGAACGGAAAGCTACCGGTGTAATCACCCGACAGCCGGTGAAAGAGCCGTTGATGACCGGACTCAAGGCAGTCGATGGCATGATCCCGATCGGTCGCGGACAACGCGAACTCATCATCGGCGACCGTGGCACCGGCAAGACCGCCGTCGCAGTCGATACGATTATCAACCAGAAGGGTCAAGGCGTTTACTGTATCTATGTCGCCATCGGTCAAAAAGGTTCGACGATTGCGAAAGTAGTGAAGACGCTCGAAGATCACGGTGCGATGGAATACACCACCGTGATTTCCTCGACTGCGGTCGAAACCGCGCCGATTCAGTTCATTGCCCCATACACCGGCGCCGCAATGGGTGAATACTACCGCGATAACGGCAAACACGCATTGGTGATTTACGACGATTTAACGAAACACGCTTGGGCGTATCGCCAATTGTCGCTGTTGCTCCGCCGACCCCCGGGACGCGAAGCGTATCCCGGCGACGTGTTCTATCTCCACTCGCGTCTGCTGGAGCGCGCAGCGAAGTTATCCGATGCATTGGGCGGCGGTTCGTTGACTGCGTTACCAATTATCGAAACGCAGGCGGGCGACGTCTCAGCGTACATTCCGACCAATGTGATTTCGATTACCGACGGTCAGATTTACCTCGAATCCGATTTATTCTATTCCGGTATCCGCCCGGCAATCAATGTCGGTATTTCGGTCTCGCGCGTCGGTTCCAGCGCACAAACGAAAGCGATGAAAGCGGTCGCTGGTACGATGCGACTCGATCTCGCACAGTACCGTGAACTGGCAGCCTTCGCGCAACTCGGTTCCGATTTGGATGCGTCGACGAAAGCGCAGCTTACCCGCGGCGAACGATTGACTGAGCTCTTGAAACAAGGGCAGTATGCGCCGTGGTCGCTCGATAAGCAAGTCGCGGTCATGTATGCCGGTACGCAAGGGTTTGCCGACCATGTCGCCAAGGGGAAAGTGAAGAAGTGGGAATCCGAACTGGTCGCCTATCTTGAGAACAGTCACGGAAATCTACTGAAAGAAATTGTCGATACCCGTGCCTTGAGCGACGATCTGAAGAAGAAACTTTCTTCGGCGATTGAGTCCTTCAACAAAACGTTTGTCGCTTAAATAGGGGGCAGGGAACAGGGGACAGTAAACAGTTTTGCACCGTTCCCTGTTCCCCGTATCCCGTTCCCTTTTCTGATTGGTAAAATATGCCATCTCTCAAACAGACGAAACAGCGCATCGTCAGCGTGAAGTCGACGCAACAGATCACCAAAGCGATGAAGATGGTGGCGGCGGCGAAATTACGGCGGGCGCAAAATAATATGCTGGCGGCGCGTCCGTACTCGCACCGGTTGCGCAACGTCATCGCCGAAATGGCGGGACGCACCGACTATAGCCACCCGTTGTTGGTGGAACGAGCGCCGGAGCAAGTCGGGTTTGTCGTCGTTGCCTCCGACCGCGGGCTCGCCGGCAGTTTCAATACGAATGTGATGAAACGCGCCGTTGCCGCGTACAACGAACATGAAGGGGCTGACCGCTTCCTGATTACCGTAGGCAGGAAAGCGACCGACTTCTTTACGAAACGCGGCTACAACGTCATTTCCAAGCATCTCGACATTTTTCCCGACCCGACGCTGGAAAAGTCGCGCCGTATCAGCGATAACATCATCGCGAAATATTACAATGAGATGATTGGACTTGACCGCGTCTACTTGGTTTACAACGAATTCAAAAATGTCGTCCAACAACAAATCATTGTCGAACAGCTCCTCCCGATTATTCCGGCGGAAGAGGAGAAGGGCGGATTTCATCAGGATTTCCAATTTGAACCGTCCCCGGAAGCGATTCTCGATGTAGTGTTGCCGCAGTACATCAATGTCGCTATCTGGCACGTGCTGCTCGAATCGTTTGCTGCGGAAATGGCAGCGCGTATGACGGCGATGGAGAATGCGACAAAGGCGGCGTCCGATATGATTTCCGCATTAACGTTGCAATACAACAAAGCGCGGCAGAGTGCGATTACGAAAGAACTACTCGAAATTGTCGCCGGCGCGGAAGCGCTGAAAGGGTAGGGACTCGGGGTTCGGAATTCGGGAATCGGTGTTGGGTGTTGGGGAAAGATGGTGAAGGGTGTAAGGTGAAAGGTGTAGGGGAAGACAATGTGGGTCGCCCGAAGTAGGGTGAAAGTATTGGGAAAGCTCGCAAAGATATTTCAGCAAATACTTTCATGACGTTCGGATACGAACATCCGTTTCGACGATCTTCGTGCCGTTCTTTTACAATTAGAATTTTCGGAACGGATTCGCGGAAGTCATCATATTTTCGTTCGTGACGACTTCGAAGAGATAATAAATATTCAACCGACGGAAAACGGAAAAGCAAAACCGTATCAAGTGAAACAGACGAGAAATCTGATTGTAAAATACCGGTTGAAAGGATTTGACGATGAAGTATGAAGTGATTTTGTACTGGAGCGAAGACGATCAGGCATTTGTAGCCGAAGTGCCAGAATTACCGGGCTGTGCCGCCGATGGGAGAACCTATCGGGAAGCGTTTGAGAATATCGAAATCGTCGCGCAGGAATGGATGGAAACCGCTCGCGAATTGGGTAGAAATGTTCCGGAACCGAAAGGTCGTTTGATTTTTGCATAGGATTGGATGGTATCGATGAGTGTTAGTGAGAATATGAAGTGGGTGTATGGCGTTCACGATTATGCGGTGAATGTCAACCTCGCCGGTATTTCCGATGCGGAGTCGCGAAGGCGGATGGAGCCGGGCGGAAATTGCGTAAATTGGATTATGGGACACATGCTCTGTTCCCGCGTCCATATTCTCGGTTTTCTCGGTTGCGACTGGACAAAGACGAATGCCGTACTCGAGCCGTATCAGCGGGGAACCAGCGGCGCTGATTTCGATTCTTTTCTTACTCTGGATGAATTGACAAAACTGTGGCAGGAGTCGTCGGAGCTTTTGAAAACGAACATCGATGCGACGACCGATGAACAGTGGTTGGAACCGGCTTCGCTGCCCGGTACGGGATTCGATAAACCGGATACGCGGGAGCGCCGGGTATTCTTTCTATCGTTCCATGAAGGATACCATTTAGGACAAATCGGATTATTACGTCGGTTACTTGGTAAAGAAGGCGCGATAAAATAGGTGAAAGGTGTAGGGTGAAAGGTGTAGGGTGAAAGGTGTAGGGTGAAAGGTGTAGGGTGAAAGGTGTAGGGGCTGACCCTCTGGGTCGCCCGGTGATGGGTGATAGGTTTTGGGGATTGGATAGCGACAGGTCTTCAGACCTGTAAAAAAGAAAATAGCAATTCTGGAGAATTGCCAGTACCCAATCCGAACAATGGCGCTATTGCGGGAAGCTTTTGTCGATAGCGATCTGCCGTTTCGGGTCGATGAGGTGGAAAAGAGAGAGTTGAACGCAAGTGAACAAACTCTGATAACCTTGTAGTAGTCGAGATAGGCTCGACAATCTAATTAATTAAAAACAAGGAGTAAAATCATGATTATCGAACAAGCGTTTTTTGGATTACCGGAATTGTGTGCAAATAAGAGTAGTTTGAGCGAAGCATTTATCAGATCGTGTTTCAGTCATAGTATTTTACAAGAATTAATTGCACGTGGAGTTCCTTATCCAATAACAAAAATTCAACACGAATATGTTTACGAAGAATTACAAAAAGGAAATAAATTCCATGCAGATTTGTGTTTGACGTTGAATGATGAGAAGTATGTAAATAGGATGTCTATATGGGGACAAAAAAAACAACAACATAATTGAAATGAAGCTTATTAGAAATTATGACAAAAAAGATGGTTCAGAAAACAAGCAAGGCGTAATAAACAATGGGTACTTGCTCGATTCATTATTGCGTCTATCTATCTTACCGAAAATTGAAATTGCACAAAAAAACAGCGGTGAGTTGAAAAATAATTCAGTTGGAAGATATTTACTACATGTGTATTTAGGAGAACCTGATCAATTCTTAGCCTATAAGGATCAAAAAGGTGATGAAAGATTATGGGTGAAGAATCTTATCGAAGGTGAACAGAACGTAGAACTAGAACCTGCACGTGAAAAGTCCGGACATCTTCTGGCGATATATTCTAAGTACGGAAATGTTGTTCTGTTGAAAATGTCGATTAGAAGTATCAAAATTAAATCATTTATGAAGAAAGGTATAACTTTTGTCTTAAGTAAGATAAATTCTTTTCAGCTGAAAACAAATGAAGGAATGTATAATGAAAATGAGTTTGGTTCTTTCGATCAATCGCAATACAGTGTTTTGAAAAACGCAAGAAACCAGAGCTTGTTTAATGTTAAAAGTAATCAAAACACATGAAAGTCCGTGAGATAATAAAACTAATAGAAAAAGACGGTTGGTACTTGGTGACGACCAAAGGAAGTCATCGGCAATTCAAGCACCCTGAAAAACCGGGACGTGTGACAGTTCCGGGACACGTTGGAGAGGATATGCCGGAAGGCATTCGGATTTCTATCTTGAATCAAGCCGGATTGCGGAAGAGAGGAAAGTAATATGCGGTACGAGTATGCTATCTTCATCGAACGGTCGAAAAGCCGGTATTGGGCTTCCGTACCCGATCTTCCGGGTTGTGTTTCCTGTGGAAAATCGTTAGAAGAATTGCAAAAAAATATCCAAGAAGCCATCGAATTTCATTTGGAAGGGATGGTCGAAGATGGATTACCAATCCCGAAACCGGTGACAAAAGCAAGTATGGTGGAAGTGGAGCGTCCGACCCGGCGAAAAGCAATACGTCGGATTACCAGGACGACGGTACGCGGTCATGAGTAGAGGCGTATTGCAATACGCCCATCGTGTGACGGGCTTGGAAGCCCGTAACCACCCAAACGGGACGGGTAGCGACAGGTCTCCAGACCTGTAAAAAGAAAATGTGCAATTCGGGAGAATTGCCGGTACCCAAGTGAATTTGAGGGCGTATGCCATACGCCCCTACACCGCGACAGGAATACGAACCCGGACAGATGATTCATCGGAGTTCGTGATTCTTCGCTGCTTCACATGCGAAGAATTGTCGCGGCCACAAAAGAATGTTTTGGAACAATAGGAAAATGGAATGAGCAACAACGGTCAAAAAACAACGAACAAGACGCTCGCGGTCGGTGAGATCAAGCAGATCATCGGCGTCGTCGTCGACGTGGCGTTTCCGGAAGGGAATTTGCCGAATTTGTACAGCGCATTAACGCTGAAACGGCCGGATGGACAAGACGTCATCCTTGAGACCCAACAGCACCTCGGCAACAATACCGTGCGCGCCGTCGCCATGGATAATACCGAGGGACTTATGCGCGGAATGAAGGTATCGGATACGGGAGCACAGATCTCGGTGCCGGTCGGTCCCGCTACCCTCGGCCGTTTGATGGATGTTATCGGAAATCCGATCGACGAATTGGGTCCGATTGCTTCCGAAGAACGCTGGCCGATTCACCGCCACGCCCCGAAGTTCGAAGACCTTTCCACCGCGAATGTGATGTTCGAGACCGGTTTAAAAGTCATCGACTTGCTCGCCCCCTATGCAAAGGGTGGTAAAATTGGTTTGTTCGGCGGCGCGGGCGTCGGTAAGACGGTGTTGATTCAGGAACTCATCAACAACGTAGCGAAGAATCACGGCGGTATTTCCGTATTCGCCGGCGTCGGGGAACGTACCCGTGAAGGGAACGACCTCTTGCGCGAAATGGTGGAATCGGGCATCGTCCGGTACGGTGAAGGCTTCGACGCGCACAAATTCGATGTAACACAGGTGAAGAAAGAGGCGTTACGCGACTCGAAACTGGCGTTAGTATTCGGTCAGATGAACGAACCGCCGGGATGCCGTCAGCGCGTAGGTCTTTCCGGTTTGACGGTCGCTGAGTATTTCCGCGATGTCGAACACAAAGACGTACTATTCTTTGTAGACAATATTTTCCGGTTCACGCAGGCCGGTTCCGAAGTATCCGCATTGCTGGGTCGAATGCCATCAGCAGTCGGGTACCAACCGACCCTTGCTACCGAACTCGGTGAGTTGCAGGAACGCATTGTTTCGACGAAGGATGGATCGATTACCTCGATTCAAGCAATCTACGTTCCAGCAGACGATTTGACAGACCCTGCTCCAGCGACTACCTTCTCACACCTCGATGCGACTACCGTATTATCGCGGCGGTTGACGGAAATGGGAATTTATCCGGCAGTCGACCCCCTCGATTCGACGTCGCGCATCATGGATCCACTGATTGTCGGCGAAGAGCATTACGCCGTCGCCAAGCGGGTTCAGGAGATTCTGCAGCGCTACAAGGACTTGCAGGACATCATCGCGATTTTGGGTATCGACGAATTGGCGGACGAGGATAAACAGACCGTGGAACGCGCCCGTAAGATTCAGAAGTATCTGTCGCAACCGTTCTTCGTCGCGGAAGTGTTCACCGGTCGCCCGGGCAAGTTCGTCTCAGTGAAGGACAATGTGCGCAGCTTCAAGATGATTATCGATGGGGAATGCGACCACATTCCGGAAGGCGCATTTTACATGTGCGGCGCAATCGAAGATGTCTTCGAGAATGCGAAGAAGATGGGCATCAAGGTCTAATCGAAACACGGTGGTATGATGGCGATCACATTTGAAATCCTAACGCCTCGCGGAGTTGTGTTTCAATCGGATGTAAAATCGGTTCGGTTACCGGGTGTTGCCGGCGAGTTTGGGGTGCTGCCCGGTCACGTACCCTTTATCACCGCACTACAGGCGGGTGTCATCGAACTTGATACCACCGAGAGTAAGCACGAAAAGATCGCGGTATCGGCGGGCTTTGTCGAAGTCCTTCCCGAGAAGGTTGTGGTCTTGGCAGAGACAGCCGAAACTGCGGCAAACATTGATGTTACGCGGGCGGAATCCGCCCGCAAACGCGCCGAGGAAGGGTTGCGGGCCGCTACCGACCGGGTCGAAGCGGAACAGTACCAAGCAGCGCTATCTCGAGCGAAATCACGTATTAAGGCAAAAACAAATTCATAACGTTCGTATCATATATTTCAAAATTCAGTGGCGTCTCGATTGGAAATCCTATCGAGATTGCTTTATGTTAAGAACATCCTGAACTTGACACCGAATGCCGTTTCCGGCATATTTCGTATACTGCCCTTTTTTTATATTCGGGCGGGTTAACCCGAAGGGGTCGATAACGATCGTTGGTAGGGGTGACAGAATGATTTTAGCGGCAAAGCGCTTAGCGCCTCGACTCATCGCAATGGCTGCGATTGTGGTTGTGATGGCGCAAGCGGGCGCAGCAAGCGGATTGCGGGCGACGTGGATCGACCGGACATTCGCGCAGGCAAAATCGATCCACGTCCAAAAAGAGATGGTTCGGCTTACCGCCGAACTGCAATTGCGCGAAGCGTTTCTCCAAACGATGATCGACGGCAGCCGATCAGAAATCCAAGCGCGAAAACGCAGTGGGGGGGATGTTCCCAACTTCACCTGGCCTACCAGCGAAGTCGCCGACTTCTGGGTATTTCGCGATACCCTAAATTTGCTCAAAAGCTTTGAAGATTATAAAGCGACTCGTGTTTCCGATTATGACTCCCGCCTTGAAGCTGTTCGCAAACTGAAGCGCGACTTGATCGCAACAGCGAGTCCGCTCGACATCGTCCGGATGCGGATGAGGGACTGGCAGTCGTTTGAGCGTTCTTATGGAGCTGACGTCGATAAAGCGAGCGATCCCGAATTGGCGCTAATGCTTTCCGATGAGTACGGCAGAAATTATCCGACAGCCCTTGCCGATAGCTTCTGGTTCTACCGTGCCGAGATCGCCCTCGCTGGCGGTTATTACGACGAAGCGATTCTCGCCTACAATCGGGTTGTGATACAGGAAGCTTCGCGTTATCGGCCGGAAGTGTTTAACCGGTTAGCTTTTATTTATGCAGAGTTAGGCGATTTGGCTGGATTGGAAAGCAATTGGCTGCAATGGATTAATGCCGGTCGTCCGTTTGCCAAAGAGGGTCGGGTTCAGTTCCATACCGGACGTGCCCGTTACATTGCCGGTGGTTACTCGACTGCTATCAGCGCATTAAATGAAGTACCCTCCTCCAGTGATTATTATGAACGTGCGCGTTTACTGCTGGGTTCCTCCTACGGTTTGAACCAACAATTCGACAGTGCAATGACCGCCCTCTCCCCCATACTCAGCAAGAAACTGGATAAGCGGTTACAAATCAATGCCGATTTGAAAAGATACGCCACTTTGAAATATGCCCAACTGCAGAATTTCAGCGGTCGCAGTCGCGAGGCGTTGCAAACGATTGAAGGTTTGGACACTCGTTCTGAATATGGCGATCAAGTGTTGTTTACTCGGGCTTGGATTTACCGGTCGATGTCGAAGTACAGCGATATGTCAATGGAACTCGACACGTTAGTTCGGCGTGCGGCTTGGAGCCCGTTTGTCCCGTTAGCGAATGCCTGGCTTGCCGAAGTAACGGAAATTCGTAGTGGTCAAGTGGAAGCGGTACCGATGTTCGAGCATATTCTTGGAATGCTGGAGCAACGGCAACAGATTTCCGACTACACCGAAGAACGATACCAGTTATACCATCTATTGAACTCGTTGAATACGTTGGAAACAGAATTACTACTGGAAAACGACATCGGGGTGTTTGCGAAGTATATCGAC is a window encoding:
- the atpG gene encoding ATP synthase F1 subunit gamma; this encodes MPSLKQTKQRIVSVKSTQQITKAMKMVAAAKLRRAQNNMLAARPYSHRLRNVIAEMAGRTDYSHPLLVERAPEQVGFVVVASDRGLAGSFNTNVMKRAVAAYNEHEGADRFLITVGRKATDFFTKRGYNVISKHLDIFPDPTLEKSRRISDNIIAKYYNEMIGLDRVYLVYNEFKNVVQQQIIVEQLLPIIPAEEEKGGFHQDFQFEPSPEAILDVVLPQYINVAIWHVLLESFAAEMAARMTAMENATKAASDMISALTLQYNKARQSAITKELLEIVAGAEALKG
- a CDS encoding type II toxin-antitoxin system HicB family antitoxin gives rise to the protein MTMKYEVILYWSEDDQAFVAEVPELPGCAADGRTYREAFENIEIVAQEWMETARELGRNVPEPKGRLIFA
- the atpD gene encoding F0F1 ATP synthase subunit beta, with product MSNNGQKTTNKTLAVGEIKQIIGVVVDVAFPEGNLPNLYSALTLKRPDGQDVILETQQHLGNNTVRAVAMDNTEGLMRGMKVSDTGAQISVPVGPATLGRLMDVIGNPIDELGPIASEERWPIHRHAPKFEDLSTANVMFETGLKVIDLLAPYAKGGKIGLFGGAGVGKTVLIQELINNVAKNHGGISVFAGVGERTREGNDLLREMVESGIVRYGEGFDAHKFDVTQVKKEALRDSKLALVFGQMNEPPGCRQRVGLSGLTVAEYFRDVEHKDVLFFVDNIFRFTQAGSEVSALLGRMPSAVGYQPTLATELGELQERIVSTKDGSITSIQAIYVPADDLTDPAPATTFSHLDATTVLSRRLTEMGIYPAVDPLDSTSRIMDPLIVGEEHYAVAKRVQEILQRYKDLQDIIAILGIDELADEDKQTVERARKIQKYLSQPFFVAEVFTGRPGKFVSVKDNVRSFKMIIDGECDHIPEGAFYMCGAIEDVFENAKKMGIKV
- a CDS encoding type II toxin-antitoxin system HicB family antitoxin — protein: MRYEYAIFIERSKSRYWASVPDLPGCVSCGKSLEELQKNIQEAIEFHLEGMVEDGLPIPKPVTKASMVEVERPTRRKAIRRITRTTVRGHE
- the atpA gene encoding F0F1 ATP synthase subunit alpha yields the protein MQLRPDEITSVLKDRIKSFETQVKMDEVGRVLTVGDGIARVYGLENCLAGELIEFPGEVFGMAMNLEEDNVGVALFGSDEAIREGDVVKRTGRVVDVPVGEELCGRVVNPLGFPLDGKGPINAKHRLPVERKATGVITRQPVKEPLMTGLKAVDGMIPIGRGQRELIIGDRGTGKTAVAVDTIINQKGQGVYCIYVAIGQKGSTIAKVVKTLEDHGAMEYTTVISSTAVETAPIQFIAPYTGAAMGEYYRDNGKHALVIYDDLTKHAWAYRQLSLLLRRPPGREAYPGDVFYLHSRLLERAAKLSDALGGGSLTALPIIETQAGDVSAYIPTNVISITDGQIYLESDLFYSGIRPAINVGISVSRVGSSAQTKAMKAVAGTMRLDLAQYRELAAFAQLGSDLDASTKAQLTRGERLTELLKQGQYAPWSLDKQVAVMYAGTQGFADHVAKGKVKKWESELVAYLENSHGNLLKEIVDTRALSDDLKKKLSSAIESFNKTFVA
- a CDS encoding type II toxin-antitoxin system HicA family toxin, which encodes MRFDDLRAVLLQLEFSERIRGSHHIFVRDDFEEIINIQPTENGKAKPYQVKQTRNLIVKYRLKGFDDEV
- a CDS encoding type II toxin-antitoxin system HicA family toxin — translated: MKVREIIKLIEKDGWYLVTTKGSHRQFKHPEKPGRVTVPGHVGEDMPEGIRISILNQAGLRKRGK
- a CDS encoding DinB family protein; protein product: MSVSENMKWVYGVHDYAVNVNLAGISDAESRRRMEPGGNCVNWIMGHMLCSRVHILGFLGCDWTKTNAVLEPYQRGTSGADFDSFLTLDELTKLWQESSELLKTNIDATTDEQWLEPASLPGTGFDKPDTRERRVFFLSFHEGYHLGQIGLLRRLLGKEGAIK
- a CDS encoding F0F1 ATP synthase subunit epsilon: MMAITFEILTPRGVVFQSDVKSVRLPGVAGEFGVLPGHVPFITALQAGVIELDTTESKHEKIAVSAGFVEVLPEKVVVLAETAETAANIDVTRAESARKRAEEGLRAATDRVEAEQYQAALSRAKSRIKAKTNS